From the genome of Pogona vitticeps strain Pit_001003342236 chromosome 10, PviZW2.1, whole genome shotgun sequence, one region includes:
- the BCAR1 gene encoding breast cancer anti-estrogen resistance protein 1 isoform X2 gives MPGMRSAFLPSEGCPNWNKNVLAKALYDNVAETPDELSFRKGDIMTVLERNTQGLDGWWLCSLHGRQGIVPGNRLKILVGMYDKKQLPGPVQGQLPPQPQQVAGQNPLPYPHQAGYTPLSPASQYTPMHPSYQPQEDNVYLVPPLNKAPGPLHPGPGHFQTPPGKQAPLYPKPSPSQGQEVYQVPTGPASPPQDIYQVPPAPAGLGQDIYQVPPSLDGRGWETPKTQGKVVVPTRVGQVYVYDSPKGEQDEYDVPRHLQDIYDVPPTRGLLGNQSSQEVYDTPTLAAKGPTGRDLAHAQEIYDVPPSVEKGLQVVYDIPPSVTKDVPDGPMREETYDVPPASCKAKPFDPSRHPLILAPPAAPTPEPYLPEDVYDVPPAATKGLPESREIYDVPPGLRKLAGQDVYDVPRELPAGGKEGDGDYIYDVPPQADREGRAGDGKRLSASSTGSTRSNLSSSSLDTVPVRDAPDKEPRLDQEAAMETLARLQSHVNSAVSHLMSFISGSWRSPEQMEAQAAQIRGATESVQGALKELLEFARGAVTSAAHASDRSLYAKLSKQVQKMEEVYQALLRHSQALDACGWAPGALAPGQPGAPDDLEHLVMYSRGVPDDTKQLASFLHGNASLLFRRTKAPPASLGEGAPTHGTPADKASSIQSRPLPSPPKFLAQDSPEGQYENSESGWMEDYDYVHLQGKEEFEKTQKELLERGSIIGKVQLEQQQLKQFERLEQEVTRPIDNDLSSWTPPQHYAHVRGGGASLCASDRQLLLFYLEQCEANLTTLTNAVDAFFTAVSTNQPPKIFVAHSKFVILSAHKLVFIGDTLSRQAKAQEVRHKVTHYSNLLCDMLKEIVATTKTAALQYPSPAAAQDMVDRVHELTNSTQQFWMVLGQLAAM, from the exons AACGTCTTGGCGAAGGCCCTCTACGACAATGTGGCCGAGACGCCGGACGAGCTCTCCTTCCGGAAGGGGGACATCATGACGGTGCTGGAGCGCAACACGCAGGGCTTGGACGGTTGGTGGCTGTGTTCCCTCCACGGGCGGCAGGGCATCGTCCCCGGGAACCGGCTCAAGATCCTGGTGGGCATGTACGACAAGAAGCAGCTGCCGGGCCCCGTCCAGGGCCAGCTGCCCCCGCAGCCCCAGCAAGTGGCGGGGCAGAACCCCCTGCCGTACCCACACCAAGCGGGCTACACCCCCCTGTCTCCCGCCTCCCAGTACACCCCTATGCACCCTTCCTACCAACCCCAAGAGGACAATGTCTACCTGGTGCCGCCCCTCAACAAAGCCCCCGGCCCCCTCCATCCGGGGCCAGGCCATTTCCAGACTCCTCCGGGCAAGCAGGCACCCCTCTACCCAAAGCCGAGCCCCTCGCAAGGCCAGGAGGTGTACCAAGTGCCCACGGGTCCCGCCAGTCCTCCTCAAGACATTTACCAGGTGCCGCCAGCTCCCGCCGGCTTAGGACAGGACATCTACCAAGTCCCTCCATCTCTGGACGGGCGAGGCTGGGAGACGCCGAAGACTCAAGGAAAG GTGGTGGTCCCCACGCGTGTGGGCCAGGTGTACGTCTACGACTCTCCCAAAGGGGAGCAGGATGAGTACGACGTCCCCCGTCATCTCCAAGACATCTACGACGTGCCTCCGACACGGGGCCTCCTGGGGAACCAGTCCAGTCAGGAG GTCTACGACACCCCCACCCTGGCGGCCAAGGGCCCCACCGGCAGAGATCTGGCTCATGCCCAGGAGATTTACGACGTCCCCCCCAGTGTGGAAAAAGGCCTGCAAGTG gtgTATGACATCCCTCCCTCGGTGACCAAGGACGTCCCGGACGGTCCGATGCGAGAGGAGACCTACGACGTGCCTCCCGCCTCCTGCAAGGCCAAGCCCTTCGACCCCTCGCGGCATCCCCTCATCCTCGCTCCGCCTGCGGCGCCGACGCCTGAGCCTTACTTGCCAGAAGACGTCTACGACGTGCCTCCGGCCGCCACCAAAGGCCTGCCCGAGTCCCGGGAGATCTACGACGTGCCTCCTGGACTGAGGAAGCTGGCCGGCCAGGACGTCTACGACGTGCCGCGAGAGCTCCCGGCGGGCGGCAAAGAGGGCGACGGCGACTACATCTACGACGTGCCCCCTCAGGCCGACCGGGAGGGCAGGGCTGGCGACGGCAAGCGCCTCTCGGCGTCCAGCACGGGCAGCACCCGCAGCAACCTCTCCAGCTCCTCTCTGGACACGGTGCCCGTCCGGGACGCCCCCGACAAGGAGCCGCGCCTGGACCAAGAGGCGGCCATGGAGACGCTGGCCCGGCTCCAGAGCCACGTCAACTCGGCCGTCTCCCACCTCATGTCCTTCATCAGCGGCAGCTGGCGCAGCCCTGAGCAGATGGAGGCGCAGGCGGCCCAGATCCGGGGGGCCACCGAGAGCGTCCAAGGGGCGCTGAAGGAGCTGCTGGAGTTTGCCCGCGGGGCGGTGACCAGCGCCGCCCACGCCTCCGACCGCTCCCTCTACGCCAAGCTGAGCAAGCAGGTGCAGAAGATGGAGGAGGTCTACCAGGCGCTGCTGCGGCACAGCCAGGCTCTGGACGCCTGCGGCTGGGCCCCCGGCGCGCTTGCCCCCGGCCAGCCGGGCGCCCCCGACGACCTGGAGCACTTGGTCATGTACTCGCGGGGGGTGCCGGACGACACCAAGCAGCTGGCCTCCTTCCTGCACGGCAACGCCTCGCTGCTCTTCAGACGGACAAAGGCTCCCCCGGCCTCCCTGGGGGAGGGCGCCCCGACCCACGGCACGCCGGCGGACAAGGCCAGCAGCATCCAGTCCCGGCCGCTGCCCTCGCCCCCCAAGTTCCTGGCTCAGGACTCGCCCGAAGGGCAATATGAGAACAGCGAGAGCGGCTGGATGGAAGATTACGATTACGTGCATCTGcag GGAAAGGAAGAATTTGAGAAGACCCAGAAGGAGCTCCTAGAAAGGGGCAGCATCATTGGCAAAGTGCAGCTGGAGCAACAACAG CTGAAGCAGTTTGAGCGGCTGGAGCAGGAGGTCACGCGGCCGATCGACAACGACCTGTCCAGCTGGACGCCCCCGCAGCACTACGCCCACGTCCGGGGGGGCGGCGCCTCGCTCTGCGCCTCGGACCGGCAGCTCCTGCTCTTCTACCTGGAGCAGTGCGAAGCCAACCTCACCACGCTCACCAACGCCGTGGACGCCTTCTTCACCGCCGTCAGCACGAACCAGCCGCCCAAGATCTTCGTGGCGCACAGCAAGTTCGTCATCTTGAGCGCCCACAAGCTGGTCTTCATCGGGGACACTCTCTCGCGCCAGGCCAAGGCGCAGGAGGTGCGCCACAAGGTCACGCACTACAGCAACCTCCTTTGCGACATGCTGAAGGAGATCGTGGCGACCACCAAGACGGCGGCCCTCCAGTATCCGTCTCCTGCGGCAGCCCAAGACATGGTGGACCGGGTCCACGAGCTCACAAACAGCACGCAGCAGTTTTGGATGGTGCTGGGCCAGCTGGCAGCCATGTGA
- the BCAR1 gene encoding breast cancer anti-estrogen resistance protein 1 isoform X3, translated as MAAPPMSERLEVHRGHLNVLAKALYDNVAETPDELSFRKGDIMTVLERNTQGLDGWWLCSLHGRQGIVPGNRLKILVGMYDKKQLPGPVQGQLPPQPQQVAGQNPLPYPHQAGYTPLSPASQYTPMHPSYQPQEDNVYLVPPLNKAPGPLHPGPGHFQTPPGKQAPLYPKPSPSQGQEVYQVPTGPASPPQDIYQVPPAPAGLGQDIYQVPPSLDGRGWETPKTQGKVVVPTRVGQVYVYDSPKGEQDEYDVPRHLQDIYDVPPTRGLLGNQSSQEVYDTPTLAAKGPTGRDLAHAQEIYDVPPSVEKGLQVVYDIPPSVTKDVPDGPMREETYDVPPASCKAKPFDPSRHPLILAPPAAPTPEPYLPEDVYDVPPAATKGLPESREIYDVPPGLRKLAGQDVYDVPRELPAGGKEGDGDYIYDVPPQADREGRAGDGKRLSASSTGSTRSNLSSSSLDTVPVRDAPDKEPRLDQEAAMETLARLQSHVNSAVSHLMSFISGSWRSPEQMEAQAAQIRGATESVQGALKELLEFARGAVTSAAHASDRSLYAKLSKQVQKMEEVYQALLRHSQALDACGWAPGALAPGQPGAPDDLEHLVMYSRGVPDDTKQLASFLHGNASLLFRRTKAPPASLGEGAPTHGTPADKASSIQSRPLPSPPKFLAQDSPEGQYENSESGWMEDYDYVHLQGKEEFEKTQKELLERGSIIGKVQLEQQQLKQFERLEQEVTRPIDNDLSSWTPPQHYAHVRGGGASLCASDRQLLLFYLEQCEANLTTLTNAVDAFFTAVSTNQPPKIFVAHSKFVILSAHKLVFIGDTLSRQAKAQEVRHKVTHYSNLLCDMLKEIVATTKTAALQYPSPAAAQDMVDRVHELTNSTQQFWMVLGQLAAM; from the exons AACGTCTTGGCGAAGGCCCTCTACGACAATGTGGCCGAGACGCCGGACGAGCTCTCCTTCCGGAAGGGGGACATCATGACGGTGCTGGAGCGCAACACGCAGGGCTTGGACGGTTGGTGGCTGTGTTCCCTCCACGGGCGGCAGGGCATCGTCCCCGGGAACCGGCTCAAGATCCTGGTGGGCATGTACGACAAGAAGCAGCTGCCGGGCCCCGTCCAGGGCCAGCTGCCCCCGCAGCCCCAGCAAGTGGCGGGGCAGAACCCCCTGCCGTACCCACACCAAGCGGGCTACACCCCCCTGTCTCCCGCCTCCCAGTACACCCCTATGCACCCTTCCTACCAACCCCAAGAGGACAATGTCTACCTGGTGCCGCCCCTCAACAAAGCCCCCGGCCCCCTCCATCCGGGGCCAGGCCATTTCCAGACTCCTCCGGGCAAGCAGGCACCCCTCTACCCAAAGCCGAGCCCCTCGCAAGGCCAGGAGGTGTACCAAGTGCCCACGGGTCCCGCCAGTCCTCCTCAAGACATTTACCAGGTGCCGCCAGCTCCCGCCGGCTTAGGACAGGACATCTACCAAGTCCCTCCATCTCTGGACGGGCGAGGCTGGGAGACGCCGAAGACTCAAGGAAAG GTGGTGGTCCCCACGCGTGTGGGCCAGGTGTACGTCTACGACTCTCCCAAAGGGGAGCAGGATGAGTACGACGTCCCCCGTCATCTCCAAGACATCTACGACGTGCCTCCGACACGGGGCCTCCTGGGGAACCAGTCCAGTCAGGAG GTCTACGACACCCCCACCCTGGCGGCCAAGGGCCCCACCGGCAGAGATCTGGCTCATGCCCAGGAGATTTACGACGTCCCCCCCAGTGTGGAAAAAGGCCTGCAAGTG gtgTATGACATCCCTCCCTCGGTGACCAAGGACGTCCCGGACGGTCCGATGCGAGAGGAGACCTACGACGTGCCTCCCGCCTCCTGCAAGGCCAAGCCCTTCGACCCCTCGCGGCATCCCCTCATCCTCGCTCCGCCTGCGGCGCCGACGCCTGAGCCTTACTTGCCAGAAGACGTCTACGACGTGCCTCCGGCCGCCACCAAAGGCCTGCCCGAGTCCCGGGAGATCTACGACGTGCCTCCTGGACTGAGGAAGCTGGCCGGCCAGGACGTCTACGACGTGCCGCGAGAGCTCCCGGCGGGCGGCAAAGAGGGCGACGGCGACTACATCTACGACGTGCCCCCTCAGGCCGACCGGGAGGGCAGGGCTGGCGACGGCAAGCGCCTCTCGGCGTCCAGCACGGGCAGCACCCGCAGCAACCTCTCCAGCTCCTCTCTGGACACGGTGCCCGTCCGGGACGCCCCCGACAAGGAGCCGCGCCTGGACCAAGAGGCGGCCATGGAGACGCTGGCCCGGCTCCAGAGCCACGTCAACTCGGCCGTCTCCCACCTCATGTCCTTCATCAGCGGCAGCTGGCGCAGCCCTGAGCAGATGGAGGCGCAGGCGGCCCAGATCCGGGGGGCCACCGAGAGCGTCCAAGGGGCGCTGAAGGAGCTGCTGGAGTTTGCCCGCGGGGCGGTGACCAGCGCCGCCCACGCCTCCGACCGCTCCCTCTACGCCAAGCTGAGCAAGCAGGTGCAGAAGATGGAGGAGGTCTACCAGGCGCTGCTGCGGCACAGCCAGGCTCTGGACGCCTGCGGCTGGGCCCCCGGCGCGCTTGCCCCCGGCCAGCCGGGCGCCCCCGACGACCTGGAGCACTTGGTCATGTACTCGCGGGGGGTGCCGGACGACACCAAGCAGCTGGCCTCCTTCCTGCACGGCAACGCCTCGCTGCTCTTCAGACGGACAAAGGCTCCCCCGGCCTCCCTGGGGGAGGGCGCCCCGACCCACGGCACGCCGGCGGACAAGGCCAGCAGCATCCAGTCCCGGCCGCTGCCCTCGCCCCCCAAGTTCCTGGCTCAGGACTCGCCCGAAGGGCAATATGAGAACAGCGAGAGCGGCTGGATGGAAGATTACGATTACGTGCATCTGcag GGAAAGGAAGAATTTGAGAAGACCCAGAAGGAGCTCCTAGAAAGGGGCAGCATCATTGGCAAAGTGCAGCTGGAGCAACAACAG CTGAAGCAGTTTGAGCGGCTGGAGCAGGAGGTCACGCGGCCGATCGACAACGACCTGTCCAGCTGGACGCCCCCGCAGCACTACGCCCACGTCCGGGGGGGCGGCGCCTCGCTCTGCGCCTCGGACCGGCAGCTCCTGCTCTTCTACCTGGAGCAGTGCGAAGCCAACCTCACCACGCTCACCAACGCCGTGGACGCCTTCTTCACCGCCGTCAGCACGAACCAGCCGCCCAAGATCTTCGTGGCGCACAGCAAGTTCGTCATCTTGAGCGCCCACAAGCTGGTCTTCATCGGGGACACTCTCTCGCGCCAGGCCAAGGCGCAGGAGGTGCGCCACAAGGTCACGCACTACAGCAACCTCCTTTGCGACATGCTGAAGGAGATCGTGGCGACCACCAAGACGGCGGCCCTCCAGTATCCGTCTCCTGCGGCAGCCCAAGACATGGTGGACCGGGTCCACGAGCTCACAAACAGCACGCAGCAGTTTTGGATGGTGCTGGGCCAGCTGGCAGCCATGTGA
- the BCAR1 gene encoding breast cancer anti-estrogen resistance protein 1 isoform X1, translating to MGGGGRARLERRRSGGGGGGRTSTSSSSRESPAGRLRRLPGPPPASSRSSSSSRSCAKALLARRRAGKMNYLNVLAKALYDNVAETPDELSFRKGDIMTVLERNTQGLDGWWLCSLHGRQGIVPGNRLKILVGMYDKKQLPGPVQGQLPPQPQQVAGQNPLPYPHQAGYTPLSPASQYTPMHPSYQPQEDNVYLVPPLNKAPGPLHPGPGHFQTPPGKQAPLYPKPSPSQGQEVYQVPTGPASPPQDIYQVPPAPAGLGQDIYQVPPSLDGRGWETPKTQGKVVVPTRVGQVYVYDSPKGEQDEYDVPRHLQDIYDVPPTRGLLGNQSSQEVYDTPTLAAKGPTGRDLAHAQEIYDVPPSVEKGLQVVYDIPPSVTKDVPDGPMREETYDVPPASCKAKPFDPSRHPLILAPPAAPTPEPYLPEDVYDVPPAATKGLPESREIYDVPPGLRKLAGQDVYDVPRELPAGGKEGDGDYIYDVPPQADREGRAGDGKRLSASSTGSTRSNLSSSSLDTVPVRDAPDKEPRLDQEAAMETLARLQSHVNSAVSHLMSFISGSWRSPEQMEAQAAQIRGATESVQGALKELLEFARGAVTSAAHASDRSLYAKLSKQVQKMEEVYQALLRHSQALDACGWAPGALAPGQPGAPDDLEHLVMYSRGVPDDTKQLASFLHGNASLLFRRTKAPPASLGEGAPTHGTPADKASSIQSRPLPSPPKFLAQDSPEGQYENSESGWMEDYDYVHLQGKEEFEKTQKELLERGSIIGKVQLEQQQLKQFERLEQEVTRPIDNDLSSWTPPQHYAHVRGGGASLCASDRQLLLFYLEQCEANLTTLTNAVDAFFTAVSTNQPPKIFVAHSKFVILSAHKLVFIGDTLSRQAKAQEVRHKVTHYSNLLCDMLKEIVATTKTAALQYPSPAAAQDMVDRVHELTNSTQQFWMVLGQLAAM from the exons AACGTCTTGGCGAAGGCCCTCTACGACAATGTGGCCGAGACGCCGGACGAGCTCTCCTTCCGGAAGGGGGACATCATGACGGTGCTGGAGCGCAACACGCAGGGCTTGGACGGTTGGTGGCTGTGTTCCCTCCACGGGCGGCAGGGCATCGTCCCCGGGAACCGGCTCAAGATCCTGGTGGGCATGTACGACAAGAAGCAGCTGCCGGGCCCCGTCCAGGGCCAGCTGCCCCCGCAGCCCCAGCAAGTGGCGGGGCAGAACCCCCTGCCGTACCCACACCAAGCGGGCTACACCCCCCTGTCTCCCGCCTCCCAGTACACCCCTATGCACCCTTCCTACCAACCCCAAGAGGACAATGTCTACCTGGTGCCGCCCCTCAACAAAGCCCCCGGCCCCCTCCATCCGGGGCCAGGCCATTTCCAGACTCCTCCGGGCAAGCAGGCACCCCTCTACCCAAAGCCGAGCCCCTCGCAAGGCCAGGAGGTGTACCAAGTGCCCACGGGTCCCGCCAGTCCTCCTCAAGACATTTACCAGGTGCCGCCAGCTCCCGCCGGCTTAGGACAGGACATCTACCAAGTCCCTCCATCTCTGGACGGGCGAGGCTGGGAGACGCCGAAGACTCAAGGAAAG GTGGTGGTCCCCACGCGTGTGGGCCAGGTGTACGTCTACGACTCTCCCAAAGGGGAGCAGGATGAGTACGACGTCCCCCGTCATCTCCAAGACATCTACGACGTGCCTCCGACACGGGGCCTCCTGGGGAACCAGTCCAGTCAGGAG GTCTACGACACCCCCACCCTGGCGGCCAAGGGCCCCACCGGCAGAGATCTGGCTCATGCCCAGGAGATTTACGACGTCCCCCCCAGTGTGGAAAAAGGCCTGCAAGTG gtgTATGACATCCCTCCCTCGGTGACCAAGGACGTCCCGGACGGTCCGATGCGAGAGGAGACCTACGACGTGCCTCCCGCCTCCTGCAAGGCCAAGCCCTTCGACCCCTCGCGGCATCCCCTCATCCTCGCTCCGCCTGCGGCGCCGACGCCTGAGCCTTACTTGCCAGAAGACGTCTACGACGTGCCTCCGGCCGCCACCAAAGGCCTGCCCGAGTCCCGGGAGATCTACGACGTGCCTCCTGGACTGAGGAAGCTGGCCGGCCAGGACGTCTACGACGTGCCGCGAGAGCTCCCGGCGGGCGGCAAAGAGGGCGACGGCGACTACATCTACGACGTGCCCCCTCAGGCCGACCGGGAGGGCAGGGCTGGCGACGGCAAGCGCCTCTCGGCGTCCAGCACGGGCAGCACCCGCAGCAACCTCTCCAGCTCCTCTCTGGACACGGTGCCCGTCCGGGACGCCCCCGACAAGGAGCCGCGCCTGGACCAAGAGGCGGCCATGGAGACGCTGGCCCGGCTCCAGAGCCACGTCAACTCGGCCGTCTCCCACCTCATGTCCTTCATCAGCGGCAGCTGGCGCAGCCCTGAGCAGATGGAGGCGCAGGCGGCCCAGATCCGGGGGGCCACCGAGAGCGTCCAAGGGGCGCTGAAGGAGCTGCTGGAGTTTGCCCGCGGGGCGGTGACCAGCGCCGCCCACGCCTCCGACCGCTCCCTCTACGCCAAGCTGAGCAAGCAGGTGCAGAAGATGGAGGAGGTCTACCAGGCGCTGCTGCGGCACAGCCAGGCTCTGGACGCCTGCGGCTGGGCCCCCGGCGCGCTTGCCCCCGGCCAGCCGGGCGCCCCCGACGACCTGGAGCACTTGGTCATGTACTCGCGGGGGGTGCCGGACGACACCAAGCAGCTGGCCTCCTTCCTGCACGGCAACGCCTCGCTGCTCTTCAGACGGACAAAGGCTCCCCCGGCCTCCCTGGGGGAGGGCGCCCCGACCCACGGCACGCCGGCGGACAAGGCCAGCAGCATCCAGTCCCGGCCGCTGCCCTCGCCCCCCAAGTTCCTGGCTCAGGACTCGCCCGAAGGGCAATATGAGAACAGCGAGAGCGGCTGGATGGAAGATTACGATTACGTGCATCTGcag GGAAAGGAAGAATTTGAGAAGACCCAGAAGGAGCTCCTAGAAAGGGGCAGCATCATTGGCAAAGTGCAGCTGGAGCAACAACAG CTGAAGCAGTTTGAGCGGCTGGAGCAGGAGGTCACGCGGCCGATCGACAACGACCTGTCCAGCTGGACGCCCCCGCAGCACTACGCCCACGTCCGGGGGGGCGGCGCCTCGCTCTGCGCCTCGGACCGGCAGCTCCTGCTCTTCTACCTGGAGCAGTGCGAAGCCAACCTCACCACGCTCACCAACGCCGTGGACGCCTTCTTCACCGCCGTCAGCACGAACCAGCCGCCCAAGATCTTCGTGGCGCACAGCAAGTTCGTCATCTTGAGCGCCCACAAGCTGGTCTTCATCGGGGACACTCTCTCGCGCCAGGCCAAGGCGCAGGAGGTGCGCCACAAGGTCACGCACTACAGCAACCTCCTTTGCGACATGCTGAAGGAGATCGTGGCGACCACCAAGACGGCGGCCCTCCAGTATCCGTCTCCTGCGGCAGCCCAAGACATGGTGGACCGGGTCCACGAGCTCACAAACAGCACGCAGCAGTTTTGGATGGTGCTGGGCCAGCTGGCAGCCATGTGA
- the BCAR1 gene encoding breast cancer anti-estrogen resistance protein 1 isoform X4, whose translation MNVLAKALYDNVAETPDELSFRKGDIMTVLERNTQGLDGWWLCSLHGRQGIVPGNRLKILVGMYDKKQLPGPVQGQLPPQPQQVAGQNPLPYPHQAGYTPLSPASQYTPMHPSYQPQEDNVYLVPPLNKAPGPLHPGPGHFQTPPGKQAPLYPKPSPSQGQEVYQVPTGPASPPQDIYQVPPAPAGLGQDIYQVPPSLDGRGWETPKTQGKVVVPTRVGQVYVYDSPKGEQDEYDVPRHLQDIYDVPPTRGLLGNQSSQEVYDTPTLAAKGPTGRDLAHAQEIYDVPPSVEKGLQVVYDIPPSVTKDVPDGPMREETYDVPPASCKAKPFDPSRHPLILAPPAAPTPEPYLPEDVYDVPPAATKGLPESREIYDVPPGLRKLAGQDVYDVPRELPAGGKEGDGDYIYDVPPQADREGRAGDGKRLSASSTGSTRSNLSSSSLDTVPVRDAPDKEPRLDQEAAMETLARLQSHVNSAVSHLMSFISGSWRSPEQMEAQAAQIRGATESVQGALKELLEFARGAVTSAAHASDRSLYAKLSKQVQKMEEVYQALLRHSQALDACGWAPGALAPGQPGAPDDLEHLVMYSRGVPDDTKQLASFLHGNASLLFRRTKAPPASLGEGAPTHGTPADKASSIQSRPLPSPPKFLAQDSPEGQYENSESGWMEDYDYVHLQGKEEFEKTQKELLERGSIIGKVQLEQQQLKQFERLEQEVTRPIDNDLSSWTPPQHYAHVRGGGASLCASDRQLLLFYLEQCEANLTTLTNAVDAFFTAVSTNQPPKIFVAHSKFVILSAHKLVFIGDTLSRQAKAQEVRHKVTHYSNLLCDMLKEIVATTKTAALQYPSPAAAQDMVDRVHELTNSTQQFWMVLGQLAAM comes from the exons AACGTCTTGGCGAAGGCCCTCTACGACAATGTGGCCGAGACGCCGGACGAGCTCTCCTTCCGGAAGGGGGACATCATGACGGTGCTGGAGCGCAACACGCAGGGCTTGGACGGTTGGTGGCTGTGTTCCCTCCACGGGCGGCAGGGCATCGTCCCCGGGAACCGGCTCAAGATCCTGGTGGGCATGTACGACAAGAAGCAGCTGCCGGGCCCCGTCCAGGGCCAGCTGCCCCCGCAGCCCCAGCAAGTGGCGGGGCAGAACCCCCTGCCGTACCCACACCAAGCGGGCTACACCCCCCTGTCTCCCGCCTCCCAGTACACCCCTATGCACCCTTCCTACCAACCCCAAGAGGACAATGTCTACCTGGTGCCGCCCCTCAACAAAGCCCCCGGCCCCCTCCATCCGGGGCCAGGCCATTTCCAGACTCCTCCGGGCAAGCAGGCACCCCTCTACCCAAAGCCGAGCCCCTCGCAAGGCCAGGAGGTGTACCAAGTGCCCACGGGTCCCGCCAGTCCTCCTCAAGACATTTACCAGGTGCCGCCAGCTCCCGCCGGCTTAGGACAGGACATCTACCAAGTCCCTCCATCTCTGGACGGGCGAGGCTGGGAGACGCCGAAGACTCAAGGAAAG GTGGTGGTCCCCACGCGTGTGGGCCAGGTGTACGTCTACGACTCTCCCAAAGGGGAGCAGGATGAGTACGACGTCCCCCGTCATCTCCAAGACATCTACGACGTGCCTCCGACACGGGGCCTCCTGGGGAACCAGTCCAGTCAGGAG GTCTACGACACCCCCACCCTGGCGGCCAAGGGCCCCACCGGCAGAGATCTGGCTCATGCCCAGGAGATTTACGACGTCCCCCCCAGTGTGGAAAAAGGCCTGCAAGTG gtgTATGACATCCCTCCCTCGGTGACCAAGGACGTCCCGGACGGTCCGATGCGAGAGGAGACCTACGACGTGCCTCCCGCCTCCTGCAAGGCCAAGCCCTTCGACCCCTCGCGGCATCCCCTCATCCTCGCTCCGCCTGCGGCGCCGACGCCTGAGCCTTACTTGCCAGAAGACGTCTACGACGTGCCTCCGGCCGCCACCAAAGGCCTGCCCGAGTCCCGGGAGATCTACGACGTGCCTCCTGGACTGAGGAAGCTGGCCGGCCAGGACGTCTACGACGTGCCGCGAGAGCTCCCGGCGGGCGGCAAAGAGGGCGACGGCGACTACATCTACGACGTGCCCCCTCAGGCCGACCGGGAGGGCAGGGCTGGCGACGGCAAGCGCCTCTCGGCGTCCAGCACGGGCAGCACCCGCAGCAACCTCTCCAGCTCCTCTCTGGACACGGTGCCCGTCCGGGACGCCCCCGACAAGGAGCCGCGCCTGGACCAAGAGGCGGCCATGGAGACGCTGGCCCGGCTCCAGAGCCACGTCAACTCGGCCGTCTCCCACCTCATGTCCTTCATCAGCGGCAGCTGGCGCAGCCCTGAGCAGATGGAGGCGCAGGCGGCCCAGATCCGGGGGGCCACCGAGAGCGTCCAAGGGGCGCTGAAGGAGCTGCTGGAGTTTGCCCGCGGGGCGGTGACCAGCGCCGCCCACGCCTCCGACCGCTCCCTCTACGCCAAGCTGAGCAAGCAGGTGCAGAAGATGGAGGAGGTCTACCAGGCGCTGCTGCGGCACAGCCAGGCTCTGGACGCCTGCGGCTGGGCCCCCGGCGCGCTTGCCCCCGGCCAGCCGGGCGCCCCCGACGACCTGGAGCACTTGGTCATGTACTCGCGGGGGGTGCCGGACGACACCAAGCAGCTGGCCTCCTTCCTGCACGGCAACGCCTCGCTGCTCTTCAGACGGACAAAGGCTCCCCCGGCCTCCCTGGGGGAGGGCGCCCCGACCCACGGCACGCCGGCGGACAAGGCCAGCAGCATCCAGTCCCGGCCGCTGCCCTCGCCCCCCAAGTTCCTGGCTCAGGACTCGCCCGAAGGGCAATATGAGAACAGCGAGAGCGGCTGGATGGAAGATTACGATTACGTGCATCTGcag GGAAAGGAAGAATTTGAGAAGACCCAGAAGGAGCTCCTAGAAAGGGGCAGCATCATTGGCAAAGTGCAGCTGGAGCAACAACAG CTGAAGCAGTTTGAGCGGCTGGAGCAGGAGGTCACGCGGCCGATCGACAACGACCTGTCCAGCTGGACGCCCCCGCAGCACTACGCCCACGTCCGGGGGGGCGGCGCCTCGCTCTGCGCCTCGGACCGGCAGCTCCTGCTCTTCTACCTGGAGCAGTGCGAAGCCAACCTCACCACGCTCACCAACGCCGTGGACGCCTTCTTCACCGCCGTCAGCACGAACCAGCCGCCCAAGATCTTCGTGGCGCACAGCAAGTTCGTCATCTTGAGCGCCCACAAGCTGGTCTTCATCGGGGACACTCTCTCGCGCCAGGCCAAGGCGCAGGAGGTGCGCCACAAGGTCACGCACTACAGCAACCTCCTTTGCGACATGCTGAAGGAGATCGTGGCGACCACCAAGACGGCGGCCCTCCAGTATCCGTCTCCTGCGGCAGCCCAAGACATGGTGGACCGGGTCCACGAGCTCACAAACAGCACGCAGCAGTTTTGGATGGTGCTGGGCCAGCTGGCAGCCATGTGA